The Bacteroidota bacterium genome includes a region encoding these proteins:
- a CDS encoding dihydrolipoamide acetyltransferase family protein: MSEFQLIMPKMGESIAEATIIRWLKNEGDTIAADESVLEIATDKVDSEVPTPKGGVLLKKLYNENDVVAVGQAIAIIGIEAGATQTAPPPIAAAPEPAPEPVAVIEKQMEHAAQTVKPVAAAQGNRFYSPLVLNIARSENISMSELDQIAGTGNEGRVTKRDIMAFINGGRKLSAPAATPAAASPEVKVETTQTDTKQASPQVSQPAEQKIPTAKTETSNSKIALMPGDEIIEMDRMRKLIADHMVMSLATSPHVTSFVEADVTNLVMWREKHKTAFEKREGEKITFTPCFIEAVTKAIKDFPMINVSVDGNQIIKRKSINIGMAAALPTGNLIVPVIRNADQLNLFGLTKAVNDLANRARQNKLSPDDIQGGTFTITNVGGFGNLMGTPIINQPQVAILATGSIKKKPAVMETEYGDTIAIRHMMFLSLSYDHRVVDGSLGGTFLRRIADYLEQWDVNREV; encoded by the coding sequence ATGTCAGAATTTCAACTCATTATGCCCAAGATGGGCGAAAGCATAGCCGAGGCCACCATAATCCGTTGGCTTAAAAACGAAGGCGATACCATAGCTGCCGATGAAAGTGTGCTCGAAATAGCTACCGATAAAGTTGATAGCGAAGTACCCACACCCAAAGGTGGGGTGTTGCTCAAAAAATTATATAATGAGAACGATGTGGTGGCTGTGGGTCAGGCCATCGCTATTATTGGTATTGAAGCAGGTGCAACGCAAACCGCTCCTCCTCCGATTGCTGCTGCTCCAGAGCCAGCACCCGAACCAGTAGCTGTAATAGAAAAACAGATGGAACATGCCGCACAAACGGTGAAACCAGTTGCAGCCGCACAAGGAAATCGCTTCTATAGCCCGCTTGTATTGAACATAGCCCGCAGCGAAAATATATCGATGAGCGAATTGGACCAGATTGCTGGCACAGGTAATGAGGGTCGTGTAACCAAACGCGATATCATGGCCTTTATCAATGGTGGTCGCAAACTTTCGGCTCCTGCTGCCACACCAGCCGCGGCTTCGCCTGAAGTGAAAGTTGAAACTACGCAAACTGACACTAAACAAGCTAGTCCGCAAGTTTCACAACCTGCTGAGCAAAAAATACCTACTGCTAAAACCGAGACCTCAAATTCGAAAATTGCTTTGATGCCCGGCGATGAAATTATAGAAATGGACCGCATGCGTAAACTTATTGCCGACCACATGGTGATGAGTCTGGCAACGAGCCCACATGTAACTAGCTTTGTGGAGGCCGATGTGACCAACCTAGTTATGTGGCGTGAAAAGCATAAGACAGCTTTTGAAAAGCGTGAAGGCGAAAAAATAACTTTTACTCCTTGTTTTATTGAGGCAGTTACAAAAGCTATCAAAGATTTTCCCATGATTAATGTATCGGTTGATGGGAATCAAATTATTAAACGCAAATCAATTAATATAGGAATGGCTGCAGCACTTCCTACAGGAAATTTAATAGTTCCCGTTATTCGCAATGCTGATCAATTAAATTTGTTTGGCCTGACAAAAGCAGTAAATGACTTAGCAAACAGAGCTCGACAAAATAAATTAAGTCCTGATGATATACAAGGTGGAACATTTACTATAACAAATGTGGGTGGTTTTGGCAACTTGATGGGAACACCTATAATCAATCAACCACAAGTAGCAATTTTGGCGACAGGAAGTATTAAAAAGAAGCCTGCGGTAATGGAAACTGAATATGGAGATACCATAGCAATCCGCCACATGATGTTCTTGTCATTA
- a CDS encoding DNA adenine methylase produces MNIQETSSKLQTKIARPFLKWAGGKTQLISSIENSLPHEVINKKFTYIEPFVGSGAILFWMLSNFPKMQKAVINDINADLINTYKVISAKPTELISVLEQIQKEYHGLKSNEEKEKEYYYSKRELYNTRQTEKSTQAALFIFLNRVCFNGLYRVNRSNLFNVPKGRYINPTICDKENILAVSNVLQKVEILNGDFEQTLPEATKNSIFYFDPPYKPLSNTSSFNSYAKDEFNDAEQIRLRNFCSKLELKGHKRILSNSDVKGKDKDDNFFDDLFVDYNISRVRARRSINANADKRGELNELLITNYNTERLLSLA; encoded by the coding sequence ATGAATATTCAAGAAACTTCAAGCAAACTACAGACTAAAATAGCTAGACCATTCTTAAAATGGGCTGGAGGCAAAACCCAATTAATTTCATCGATTGAAAATTCATTACCGCATGAAGTAATAAATAAAAAATTTACTTATATAGAGCCATTTGTGGGAAGTGGGGCAATTTTATTTTGGATGCTCAGTAATTTCCCTAAAATGCAAAAGGCGGTTATTAATGATATCAATGCTGATTTAATTAATACCTATAAAGTAATTTCCGCTAAACCTACAGAACTCATTTCTGTTTTAGAGCAAATACAAAAAGAGTATCATGGATTGAAAAGTAATGAAGAAAAAGAAAAAGAATACTATTATAGTAAGCGTGAATTATATAATACTAGGCAAACTGAAAAAAGCACACAAGCTGCACTCTTTATATTTTTAAATAGGGTCTGTTTTAACGGCCTATACCGCGTTAATAGGAGCAATTTATTTAATGTGCCTAAGGGCAGATATATAAACCCAACTATATGCGATAAAGAAAATATTTTAGCGGTAAGCAATGTATTGCAAAAAGTGGAAATACTAAATGGAGATTTTGAACAAACCTTACCTGAAGCCACAAAAAATTCTATTTTCTATTTCGACCCGCCATACAAACCATTGAGCAATACTTCTAGTTTTAATTCTTACGCTAAAGATGAATTTAATGATGCGGAACAAATACGATTAAGGAATTTTTGCTCTAAATTAGAATTGAAAGGCCATAAGAGGATATTGAGCAACTCTGATGTAAAGGGTAAAGATAAAGACGATAATTTCTTTGACGATCTTTTTGTGGATTATAATATATCAAGAGTGAGGGCAAGAAGAAGTATAAATGCTAATGCTGATAAAAGAGGAGAGTTGAATGAATTATTGATTACAAATTATAACACAGAAAGACTCTTATCTCTTGCTTAA
- a CDS encoding DNA adenine methylase, giving the protein MNETPGTGKNVNTSKYQYIVKRINGHELYLSRPAQFNNGFDFTLNVSNINFNVRGLRTATRPTHQNILDDLLPKKTGYLALYTSMMAEITNIYNCHSPITVSFPFIIGYSSEIILECIKWLFAEQDVTCWNYSGRAMFYNAILGI; this is encoded by the coding sequence TTGAATGAAACTCCTGGTACTGGCAAAAATGTAAACACCTCAAAATACCAGTATATTGTCAAAAGAATTAATGGGCATGAGTTATACTTAAGCCGGCCTGCACAATTTAATAATGGTTTTGACTTTACACTTAACGTATCAAATATAAATTTCAATGTTAGAGGTCTTAGGACTGCAACAAGACCCACACATCAAAATATTCTCGATGATTTGTTACCGAAGAAAACTGGGTATTTAGCCCTTTATACTAGTATGATGGCGGAAATAACTAACATCTATAATTGCCATTCTCCAATAACAGTAAGCTTTCCATTCATTATTGGCTATTCTTCTGAAATAATTCTGGAATGCATAAAATGGCTTTTTGCAGAGCAAGATGTTACATGCTGGAATTATTCAGGTAGGGCTATGTTTTATAACGCCATACTTGGTATTTAA
- a CDS encoding site-specific DNA-methyltransferase, which yields MNSFFKSKDKNFYLLHGDIMKLLPKFEHKFDMVFADPPYSLSNNGLSIQSGKIVSVNKGDWDKSQGFDYINVFNREWLSLARDKMKDDATIWISGTMHNIFSVGQILTELGFKILNVITWEKNNPPPNFSCRFFTHSTEQIIWARKSAKVPHYYNYELMKQLNGDKQMKDVWKLPAIAPWEKSCGKHPTQKPLSVLTRLILASTKPDAWILDPFTGSSTTGIAANLANRRFLGIDKEEEFLTISKNRKLEIENNTIAATYKQKIRGFNDKKELELYLFDEPKVDYKSELKL from the coding sequence ATGAATTCTTTTTTCAAATCCAAAGACAAAAACTTTTATCTTCTGCACGGAGATATCATGAAACTCTTGCCCAAGTTTGAGCATAAGTTTGATATGGTATTTGCTGATCCTCCCTATTCTTTATCGAACAATGGTTTATCCATACAGAGCGGTAAAATAGTAAGTGTAAATAAAGGAGATTGGGACAAATCGCAGGGTTTTGATTATATAAATGTATTCAACAGAGAATGGCTTTCGCTTGCTAGAGATAAAATGAAAGACGATGCTACTATATGGATTAGTGGCACCATGCATAATATATTTTCGGTGGGGCAAATATTGACGGAGCTAGGTTTTAAAATATTGAATGTAATAACATGGGAGAAGAATAACCCACCACCTAATTTTTCGTGTCGTTTTTTTACACACTCAACAGAGCAAATTATATGGGCACGCAAAAGTGCAAAAGTTCCGCACTATTATAATTATGAATTGATGAAGCAACTTAATGGCGATAAGCAAATGAAAGATGTGTGGAAACTGCCTGCTATTGCTCCTTGGGAAAAATCGTGTGGCAAACATCCAACACAAAAGCCATTATCTGTTTTAACGAGATTAATTCTTGCTTCAACTAAACCTGATGCATGGATATTAGACCCATTTACTGGCAGCAGTACAACGGGCATTGCTGCTAATTTAGCTAATAGAAGATTTCTTGGTATAGATAAAGAGGAAGAATTTTTAACCATTAGTAAAAATAGAAAACTTGAAATAGAAAACAATACAATAGCTGCTACATATAAACAAAAAATAAGAGGGTTTAATGATAAAAAAGAATTGGAGCTATATTTATTTGATGAGCCAAAAGTTGATTATAAGTCAGAATTAAAACTATAA
- a CDS encoding helix-turn-helix transcriptional regulator has translation MEKDILIKFGSRIRELRLGMEWFQETLADKTGFHRTYIGMIERGERNLSLKNIEIFASSFGLTISDLLKF, from the coding sequence GTGGAAAAAGATATTCTAATAAAATTTGGAAGCAGGATTAGGGAATTACGTTTAGGTATGGAGTGGTTCCAAGAAACCCTTGCTGATAAAACTGGATTTCATAGAACTTATATTGGTATGATTGAACGAGGAGAAAGAAATTTATCCTTGAAAAATATCGAAATTTTTGCGAGTTCCTTTGGATTAACAATTTCCGATTTATTAAAATTCTAA